CTCGAGCTGCATCGACTTGCCGTGCACGGGGTCGGGCGCGCGTGTGACGGTGCCGCCCGCTTCCCCGACGATCGCCTGGTGCCCGAGGCAGACGCCGACCAGCGGCACGCGGCCCTTGGCCAGCGCGATCAGCTCGAGGCAACAACCGGCCTGGGTGGGCGAACCCGGGCCGGGCGAGATCATGATCAGCGCGCCCGTCGCCTCGGCTTCGGCGAGCGCGGCCTCGGCCGGGATGCGGTTGCGGCGGACTAGAACCATTGCGCCGAGCCGCTCGAGGCTCTCGACAAGGTTGAAGGTGAAGCTGTCGAGGTTGTCGATCAGGAGGACGGGTCTCACGCGCTGAGCACTCCGAGCAGGGCCGAGGCCTTGGCGCGGGTCTCCGCCGCTTCGGCTTCGGGGATGCTGTCGTGGACCACACCCGCGCCCGAACGGACCGCGGCGATGCCGTCCCTTACCAGCGCCGAGCGGATCACGACCGCCGTGTCCATCCGCCCGTCGCCTGCGATCCAGCCGATCGCGCCGCCATAGGGACCCCGGCGTGTGGCCTCGGCGGCGCGGAGCAACTGCATCGCGCGGATCTTGGGCGCGCCGACCAGCGTCCCGACATTGAGGCAGGCGGCAAGCGCGTCGAAGGCGTCGTAGCCGGGGCGGAGCGTACCGGTGACCGAGGAGACGAGGTGCATGACACGGGCGAAACGCTCGACCGTCAGCAGCCTCGCCACCCGCCGGGTGCCGGGCAGCGAGACCCGCGCGACGTCGTTGCGGGCGAGGTCGACCAGCATCATGTGCTCGGCCAGTTCCTTGCCGTCGAGGCGCATCTCTGCCTCGAGCCGGTCGTCGCTGTCGGGACTTGTCCCGCGCGGGCGGGTGCCGGCGATCGGCTTCACTTCGACGATGCGGCCGGTGGGGCCGCCGGGGGAGAGGCGGACGCTCGTCTCGGGACTGGCGCCGAGCAGGGTCCAGCCGGGCGTCCGGAGGAAGAAGCGGTAGCTTGCCGGCTCGGCCTCGCGAAGCCGGGCATAGGCGCCAATCGGGTCGGGACAGGGGCCGGTAAAGGTGCGGCTCGGCACGATCTGATAGACTTCGCCCGCGGCAATCTCCTGCTTCAGGCGGGTGACGAGCGCGGAAAAGGCTTCGTCGTCGAGGTCGGGCTCGAACGCGTCAATCGTGCGCGACGCCGGTTCGCCCTGGCCACCTACGGCCGCGGAGGTCTCGGAAAAAGCGGCGAGCCCTTCCTCCAGGCGGCGCGCGGCGTCGTGGACGTGGCGCTCGTCGGGGCCGAAGGCGGTGCACAGCAGCCGCGCCGCGCCGCCGGGCGCGATCGTCAGAAGGGTGTCGGGAACGAAGAAGACATATTCGGGAAAGTCGGACGCGGCCGCGCGCGGCATCTCCTCGCCCCAGGCGGCGAGGTCAAAGCCGGCGACTCCGAGCAGCACCGCGCCAAAGGGCTCGCCGCGCGGCGCCGCGCCGGCGTCGAGCAGCGCGCGCAGGGCATGGAGCGGCTGCGGGCCGAGCAGGCGCTCGGCCGCGTCCTCGCTCTCGGGCAAGGAATAGGCGAGGACCAGCCGGTCGATCCGCCGCTCGGCCATCGCCGGGCTGTCCAGCGCGGCGAGCAATGCCTCGCCATTGGGATTGAGCGCAACGAGCTCGACGGTCCCGTCACGTGCCTCGGCGCGGACGCAGGCGCGACCCATCACCAGCCGCTGGCCGTCGGGCGCCTCGAAGATCCCGCTCTCGGCCGCCCCGTCCGCCAGCCGGCGATAGGCGGCAAGCGGATCGAGGCCGGCCGGCAATCGCCGCGCAAGGACGCGCGCTTCGACTTTCATGTCGTTTACAGACTCCGCCCGACCGCGGCCGCGACGGGGGCAAGCGCGCTCATCAGCTTCTCGAACTGCGCGGGGTAGAGCGACTGCGCGCCGTCGGACACGGCGACCGCGGGGTCGCGATGCACCTCGACGATCAGGCCGTCGGCGCCGGCGGCGGTCGCCGCGAGGCTCATCGGGGGAACGAGGTCGCGGATCCCGGTGCCGTGGCTGGGGTCGACGATGATCGGGAGGTGGGTCTTGCCCTTGACGTAGGGCACGGCGTTGAGGTCGAGCGTGTTGCGGGTCGCCGGCTCGAACGTGCGGATGCCGCGCTCGCACAGGATGACCTGGGCATTGCCCGCGGCCATCAGATATTCGGCCGCCAGCAGCCACTCCTGGATCGTCGCGCTGAGGCCGCGCTTCAGCAGCACCGGGCGCCCGGCCGCGCCGACCGCGCGGAGCAGCGCGAAATTCTGCATGTTGCGTGCGCCGATCTGGAGGCAGTCGGCGGCCTCGGCGACGACGGCGACATCGGCCGTGTCCATCACCTCGGTGACCACCGGCAGCCCGAGATCATCGCCGACCTCGCGCAGGATGCGCAGGCCCTCGAGACCGTGTCCCGAGAAACCGTAGGGCGAGGTGCGCGGCTTGTAGGCACCGGCGCGCAGCATGGTCGCGCCCGCCGCCTTCACCGCGCTGGCGGTCTCGTGGAGCTGGTCGACGCTCTCGACCGCGCACGGGCCGGCGATCACCGCCAGGCGGTCGCCGCCGACGCTGACCCCGCCGACATCGACCACGGTGTCATGCGCCTGCAGTTCGCGGCTGACGAGCTTGTAGGGGGCGAGGATCGGCTTGACGCTCTCGACGGCGGGGTCGCTGTCGAGCGCCAGTTCGGCGAGCACGCGCTCGTCGCCGAGCGCCCCGAGGACGACGCGCTCGGCGCCGGGCATGTGGAGGGGCTTGAGGCCCGCGTCCTTGATCCGGGCGATGAGCCGCTCGGCGCTGTCGGCGGGGGCTTCGGGCTTCAAAACGATGATCATGTGGGATCCTGTCGGTTGGGTCTGTTCGGGATCCGGCAGGTCTCATGCGACCAACAAAAAACCCGCCGGGTGAGGGCGGGTCGGTCAGGTCAGCGCTTCACGAGGATAGCACTAAAGGCCGGCACGCCGCAGATGGGTCGGCCAGCGCCACCAAAGGCGAAGGTTGGTCGAGGCGAGTGCGTTCAGCATCGCCGTCTAAAAAGCTGTCTTCGTCCAACAAATCAAGCCCTCTCCTTTAGTCGAGGCCATGCGCGGCGGCTTTTTGTCGGCACGCGCATGGCCTCCCAACGGCATCTCCTCACTCGGCGTCGGGCCCGGTCATCGCGAGCGCAACGTCGATCCGGCCCGGGAGGCCGGCCTCGGCGAGCTGGCTGGCGCGGGCACGGAGCGCGGCGACCTGGGTGTCGGTCGAGCGGATCGCCGCCCAGTTGCATTGCGCTTCGTCGGCGGTCTGTCCGCCGGTTTCGTAGGAGACGCAGATCTGATGCGCCGCCGCGCGGATGCGGTGGTGAAGGGTCCGGAATGCGGCCGGCTTCGACAGGTCGAGGTCGCCGACGGGCACGCGGCGGGTGACAATCTCCTCCTCGGGCGCGGTCACCTTGATCGGCTGGCTTTGCGCCGAGGCCGGCTGGGCGACGGTGACCCCGACGAGGCCGAGCGAGACCGAAAAGGCGAGGGCGGCGAGGCCGGTACTCTGCAAGCGATGTTTCATGATCATTCCCCTTGGCGGCCGAGAGACGATTCCCTGCGGCACGCGAAGGGCTTACCCCCGCCACAAAAGTAGCGCTCGTGCCGTTCGACGCCTGACCGACCCGCTTCGACCTTCCGGCAAAGCGGCGTGTTATGGGGACAATACGGCGAACGGCGGAAAGGCGGCCGGTCGTGCCCATCGCGGGCGGCATTTCCGCTTGTTTGTGAGGGGTATGGCACCGCCGCCGCTTGTCGTCGGTCGTTGGTCGAAGCGGGGTTGCGCCCGGTCGCGCAGCCCCGAAGGTAGGCGCAGCTAATCACCTTGTTACCGGGGGAATGTCTTGACCGTTTCGCTTCGCCGCCTGCTGACCGCCGCCCTCCTCGCCGGAAGCGCCGTGTCGCCCGTCATCGCCGCCGCGCCCGCCAAGCTCAGCGCGCCGACGATCCCCTTCACCGAGCGCAAGCTTGCCAATGGGCTGCGCGTCATCGCCATTCGCGACACCAGCACCCCCGACGTCACCGTGTCGATGTGGTATGAGGTGGGCTCCAAGCACGACCCCGCCGGGCGCTCGGGCTTCGCCCACCTGTTCGAGCACATCCTCAGCCGCAAGACCGTGAACATGCCCTACAACACCATCAACAAGATGGTGGACGACATCGGCGGCACGCGTAACGCCAGCACCTGGTACGACCGGACCAACTATTACGAGACGGTGCCCGCGCAATATCTCGAGCGGATGCTGTGGACTCACGCCGAGCGCATGGCCCGCCCGGTGATCGACCAGGAAGTGTTCGAGACCGAACGCAACGTGGTCAAGGAAGAGCTTCGCCAGCGCGTCCTCGCGCCGCCCTACGGCCGCTTGACGAGCTTCGTGATCGGCGAGAACGTCTACAACACGCTCCCGCACCGTCGCCCGACGATCGGCAGCATCTCCGACCTCGATTCGGCAACGCTCGCCGACGCCCGCGCCTTCCACGAGGCGTTCTACGGACCCGACACCGCGACCCTGATCGTGTCGGGCAACTTCCAGCCGGCCGAACTCGATGCGCTGGTGAACAAATATTTCGCCGCCATCCCCAAGCGTGCGCGGCCGGCGAAGCTCGCCATCACCGCCAAGGACAAGCCGATCGTCGCGCGCAGCGTCACCGGCAGCGCCCCGACCGTCTCGCTCCCCGCGGTCGGCTCGGCGTGGCAGACGCCGGGCGCGTCGAGCCCCGACATGGCCGTCCTCGAGGTACTGAACGCGATCGTCACCAAGGGCGACAGCAACCGCTTCGAAAGTGCGCTGGTGAAGCCCGGCCTTGCGGTCAGCCCGATCGCGCTTCTCAACGATACGGAGGAGCAGGGCTATTACGCGCTGATGGCGGTGGTTGCGTCAGGCAAGGAGCCGGCGGCGGCTGAAGCGGCGCTCGACCAGACGCTGGCCGGCCTTCGCGCCAGCGGACCGACCGCCGACGAGCTGACCGAAGCCAAGAACGAGCTCCTGTCCGACGCGCTGCAGGAGCGCGAGACCGCCAGCGACCGTGCCTTCACCCTTGGCGAGGGCTTGGTCCGCACCGGCGATCCGCGCGCGGCCGACAAGCGCCTCGCCCAGATCACGCAGGTCACGGCCGCCGACGTCCAACGGGTCGCGCGGACGATCCTGTCGCCGGCCAGGCGCCTCCGGATCAATTATGTGAAGGGTGACGGCGACGCCAAGGGCTGGGCCAATCCGACCCCGCTTCCGACCTTCGCCAGCCCGCCGCCCGCCGCGCAGGCACCGCTCGCGCTGCTGCCCGAAGGCCA
This genomic window from Sphingomonas rosea contains:
- a CDS encoding pitrilysin family protein — encoded protein: MTVSLRRLLTAALLAGSAVSPVIAAAPAKLSAPTIPFTERKLANGLRVIAIRDTSTPDVTVSMWYEVGSKHDPAGRSGFAHLFEHILSRKTVNMPYNTINKMVDDIGGTRNASTWYDRTNYYETVPAQYLERMLWTHAERMARPVIDQEVFETERNVVKEELRQRVLAPPYGRLTSFVIGENVYNTLPHRRPTIGSISDLDSATLADARAFHEAFYGPDTATLIVSGNFQPAELDALVNKYFAAIPKRARPAKLAITAKDKPIVARSVTGSAPTVSLPAVGSAWQTPGASSPDMAVLEVLNAIVTKGDSNRFESALVKPGLAVSPIALLNDTEEQGYYALMAVVASGKEPAAAEAALDQTLAGLRASGPTADELTEAKNELLSDALQERETASDRAFTLGEGLVRTGDPRAADKRLAQITQVTAADVQRVARTILSPARRLRINYVKGDGDAKGWANPTPLPTFASPPPAAQAPLALLPEGQRQAPPAPGTPAAFRMPALQETTLSNGMKLVTARTGNVPLATLTVAIRGGSSVEPRAKAGLANMVAQIASKGTPTRSADQIAAGLEKLGANLSAAASPDGTLLSVTAPTATLPEAAAILGDILANASFPAEDVARERKRTLDGLQVSMKDPATIAARLVNPLVFGAAPYGVVSGGTQASIGSLTREDLTQYRQTWWRPDLATAFVSGGIDPAAAKAIAERALGGWRATGAAPAMPTDLVGAEAPGRTLVVDLPGAGQAAVYAVARGVSRGDAAYYDALLANSILGGSSTGRLFQEIRVKRALSYGAYSSLGAQLGGGVILANAQTKNESAAEVAKVFLDEYARIGSEPLVAADVDNRKTFMVGSFQRQLQSSAGFNGTLAGAALRGVSPAEQLAYADRVRAVGGTAATSAIGRLVQPSRISLIIVGDSAKFIDQLRALRPNVEVVAADKLDLATAGPVR
- a CDS encoding UrcA family protein, with protein sequence MKHRLQSTGLAALAFSVSLGLVGVTVAQPASAQSQPIKVTAPEEEIVTRRVPVGDLDLSKPAAFRTLHHRIRAAAHQICVSYETGGQTADEAQCNWAAIRSTDTQVAALRARASQLAEAGLPGRIDVALAMTGPDAE
- a CDS encoding aminodeoxychorismate/anthranilate synthase component II yields the protein MRPVLLIDNLDSFTFNLVESLERLGAMVLVRRNRIPAEAALAEAEATGALIMISPGPGSPTQAGCCLELIALAKGRVPLVGVCLGHQAIVGEAGGTVTRAPDPVHGKSMQLEHDGAGPFTGIESPARVGRYHSLCTRDLPERFTVHAEVDGMAMAFSDQEAKQAGLQFHPESILTTHGDRMLANLLAMFP
- the aroF gene encoding 3-deoxy-7-phosphoheptulonate synthase; translation: MIIVLKPEAPADSAERLIARIKDAGLKPLHMPGAERVVLGALGDERVLAELALDSDPAVESVKPILAPYKLVSRELQAHDTVVDVGGVSVGGDRLAVIAGPCAVESVDQLHETASAVKAAGATMLRAGAYKPRTSPYGFSGHGLEGLRILREVGDDLGLPVVTEVMDTADVAVVAEAADCLQIGARNMQNFALLRAVGAAGRPVLLKRGLSATIQEWLLAAEYLMAAGNAQVILCERGIRTFEPATRNTLDLNAVPYVKGKTHLPIIVDPSHGTGIRDLVPPMSLAATAAGADGLIVEVHRDPAVAVSDGAQSLYPAQFEKLMSALAPVAAAVGRSL
- a CDS encoding chorismate-binding protein, with the protein product MKVEARVLARRLPAGLDPLAAYRRLADGAAESGIFEAPDGQRLVMGRACVRAEARDGTVELVALNPNGEALLAALDSPAMAERRIDRLVLAYSLPESEDAAERLLGPQPLHALRALLDAGAAPRGEPFGAVLLGVAGFDLAAWGEEMPRAAASDFPEYVFFVPDTLLTIAPGGAARLLCTAFGPDERHVHDAARRLEEGLAAFSETSAAVGGQGEPASRTIDAFEPDLDDEAFSALVTRLKQEIAAGEVYQIVPSRTFTGPCPDPIGAYARLREAEPASYRFFLRTPGWTLLGASPETSVRLSPGGPTGRIVEVKPIAGTRPRGTSPDSDDRLEAEMRLDGKELAEHMMLVDLARNDVARVSLPGTRRVARLLTVERFARVMHLVSSVTGTLRPGYDAFDALAACLNVGTLVGAPKIRAMQLLRAAEATRRGPYGGAIGWIAGDGRMDTAVVIRSALVRDGIAAVRSGAGVVHDSIPEAEAAETRAKASALLGVLSA